Proteins from a single region of Dyadobacter fanqingshengii:
- a CDS encoding vanadium-dependent haloperoxidase — MKFRLLSLICISFAFGCTKNVSPDEYNAKAADPTIFHETATHLTDVIIHDIFKPPVASRIYSYSFLAAYEALVPGYPEYQSLGGQLVKFMPPPKPDSSLAYCYPLASVKAFATVGRTLTFSGNMWDDYEKDLFEKYHKMGIPDDVFERSTAYGDSVAKHVLAYSAKDHYKEIRGYRYTVTNAPGTWVPTPPAYADACEPMWNTVRTFALDSVTQFRCPPPAKYDLDKKSKFMELAMEVYNTGKTLTDEQKATAYFWDDNAFVTNVVGHAMFANKKMTPAGHWLAIIRTVTTDKKLDLMRSTEAYTLGALSLFDAFSACWDEKYRTVRIRPETVINNNWDPNWRPFLETPAFPEYVSGHSSISAACGTVLTHLIGDNVAFTDTTEKKYGHGIKSFKSFKEAYWDASISRVYGGIHYRDGVEQGTYLGEKVGENVWRRAVTKKGRHEIAAN; from the coding sequence ATGAAATTCCGTTTACTCTCTCTGATATGCATTTCATTTGCCTTCGGCTGCACTAAAAATGTGTCACCGGATGAATACAATGCCAAAGCTGCTGATCCCACCATATTTCATGAAACGGCCACGCATCTTACCGATGTGATCATTCATGATATTTTTAAACCACCTGTTGCGAGCCGGATTTACAGTTACTCATTTCTTGCGGCTTATGAGGCGCTTGTGCCGGGATATCCTGAATATCAATCACTTGGAGGCCAACTTGTGAAGTTTATGCCACCACCGAAACCGGACTCATCCCTCGCTTACTGTTATCCGCTGGCTAGTGTAAAAGCGTTTGCCACGGTTGGCAGGACGCTTACTTTCTCTGGAAATATGTGGGACGACTACGAAAAGGACCTTTTCGAAAAATATCATAAAATGGGCATTCCGGATGATGTTTTTGAACGCTCAACTGCATACGGTGACTCAGTGGCCAAGCATGTGCTCGCATATTCTGCAAAAGATCATTACAAAGAAATTCGCGGTTATCGTTATACGGTTACAAATGCACCCGGAACCTGGGTGCCTACGCCACCTGCATACGCGGATGCGTGCGAGCCGATGTGGAATACAGTCAGGACATTTGCGCTTGATTCGGTAACGCAGTTCCGCTGCCCGCCGCCTGCCAAATACGACTTGGACAAAAAGAGCAAGTTCATGGAGCTGGCTATGGAAGTTTACAACACCGGTAAGACCTTGACAGACGAACAGAAAGCGACAGCCTATTTCTGGGACGATAATGCTTTTGTAACCAACGTGGTGGGCCATGCCATGTTTGCCAATAAAAAAATGACCCCGGCCGGACATTGGCTGGCGATTATCAGAACAGTGACTACGGATAAAAAACTGGATCTGATGCGCTCTACCGAAGCATATACATTGGGTGCCCTCTCATTATTTGATGCGTTTTCGGCTTGCTGGGATGAAAAATATAGGACGGTGCGTATCCGGCCTGAAACTGTGATCAATAATAATTGGGACCCCAACTGGCGCCCGTTTCTAGAAACACCGGCTTTCCCGGAATATGTGAGCGGGCACAGCAGCATTTCAGCCGCGTGCGGAACGGTGCTAACCCACCTGATCGGTGACAATGTTGCCTTTACCGATACAACCGAAAAGAAATACGGCCACGGCATTAAGTCCTTTAAATCATTCAAAGAGGCTTACTGGGATGCTTCCATAAGCCGTGTTTATGGCGGCATACATTATCGCGACGGCGTAGAGCAAGGCACCTACCTCGGCGAAAAAGTTGGTGAGAATGTATGGAGACGCGCCGTTACCAAAAAAGGCCGGCACGAAATCGCAGCAAACTAA
- the nadB gene encoding L-aspartate oxidase, with protein MPQFDFLIIGSGIAGLSYAAKLARHFDELKQEISIAVITKVQADETNTKYAQGGIAVVWAESDSFEKHIQDTMDAGDEVNKRNIVEIVVREAPQRIQELIDYGTRFDKEKGGEYDLAKEGGHSDHRILHFKDITGAEIERALLEEVNRHKSIQVFTHYYAVELITQHHLGETVYRYREDIQCYGAYVLNRQTGEVEKFLAKTTMLATGGIGNIYQSTTNPTIATGDGIAMAYRAKGVCDNMEFIQFHPTSFYQPGQKPSFLISEAVRGFGGILKRADGSTFMELYDDRLSLAPRDIVARAIDSEMKKNGVDHVYLDVRHLDYDKFLEHFPNITEYCLKSGIDVRKDMIPVVPAQHYMCGGIKVNEWGKTNINFLYAVGECSCTGLHGSNRLASNSLLEAVVFGHRAYESTVESFTKAVTPDNIPEWDDSGTTHPEEQVLVTEMTRELNSIMSNYVGIVRTDRRMKRAYDRLELLHKEHEQLYRESKVSVAICELRNMISVSYLIIKMAMARRENIGLHYNSDRVHSNQVQ; from the coding sequence ATGCCCCAATTCGATTTCCTGATTATCGGTTCCGGAATTGCCGGATTAAGTTATGCAGCCAAACTGGCTAGACATTTTGATGAATTGAAGCAGGAAATTTCCATTGCTGTCATTACAAAAGTGCAGGCGGATGAAACCAACACCAAATATGCACAAGGCGGCATTGCAGTGGTTTGGGCCGAATCGGACTCATTCGAAAAGCACATTCAGGATACAATGGATGCGGGGGACGAGGTTAATAAACGGAACATTGTCGAGATCGTAGTGCGGGAAGCGCCGCAACGCATTCAGGAACTGATCGATTACGGAACGCGATTTGATAAAGAAAAAGGCGGTGAATATGATCTGGCCAAGGAAGGCGGGCATTCGGATCACCGTATCCTTCATTTTAAAGACATTACCGGTGCCGAGATAGAGCGCGCGTTGCTCGAAGAAGTGAATCGGCACAAAAGCATTCAGGTTTTTACGCATTACTATGCCGTGGAGCTCATTACGCAGCATCATTTGGGCGAAACGGTTTACCGTTATCGGGAGGACATTCAATGTTATGGTGCTTATGTGCTGAACCGCCAAACGGGTGAAGTAGAGAAGTTTCTGGCTAAAACAACCATGCTGGCAACGGGTGGAATCGGGAACATTTACCAAAGCACAACCAATCCTACCATTGCCACCGGTGACGGAATTGCAATGGCATATCGTGCAAAAGGCGTTTGCGATAATATGGAATTTATCCAGTTCCATCCCACGAGCTTTTACCAACCAGGCCAAAAACCTTCTTTTCTTATTTCCGAAGCAGTAAGAGGATTTGGCGGGATCTTAAAAAGAGCGGACGGCAGCACATTTATGGAGCTTTACGATGACCGCCTTTCCCTGGCTCCCCGTGACATTGTGGCCCGGGCCATTGACTCGGAAATGAAGAAGAATGGTGTTGACCATGTTTACCTGGACGTGCGTCATCTGGATTATGATAAATTTCTAGAACATTTCCCTAACATCACCGAATATTGCCTCAAATCGGGCATCGATGTGAGAAAAGATATGATACCGGTTGTGCCCGCTCAACATTATATGTGCGGGGGAATCAAGGTAAATGAATGGGGTAAAACCAACATTAACTTCCTGTACGCGGTAGGAGAGTGTTCCTGCACCGGTTTGCATGGATCCAATCGCCTCGCTTCCAACTCTTTGCTCGAAGCGGTTGTGTTTGGACACAGAGCTTACGAAAGCACGGTCGAGAGTTTTACAAAGGCAGTCACACCGGATAACATTCCCGAGTGGGATGATTCCGGGACAACGCACCCCGAAGAGCAGGTTCTGGTAACCGAAATGACGCGGGAGTTAAACAGCATTATGTCCAATTACGTAGGCATTGTGCGCACAGACCGGCGTATGAAGCGTGCATACGACCGTTTGGAATTGCTGCATAAAGAGCATGAACAACTTTACCGGGAATCCAAAGTATCTGTTGCGATATGCGAACTCCGGAATATGATCTCGGTTTCCTATCTGATCATTAAAATGGCAATGGCCCGACGCGAGAACATCGGGCTGCATTACAATTCGGACCGGGTCCATTCAAATCAAGTCCAGTAA
- the nadA gene encoding quinolinate synthase NadA produces the protein MTTIEEQVNRYGYVTEAVADDIDLIAEINRLKKEKNAVILAHYYVDAEIQDLADYIGDSLGLSQQAAATEADMIVFCGVHFMGETAKVLSPNKKVIIPDLNAGCSLADSAPADKFAAFKAQYPDHIVISYINCSAEIKALTDIVCTSSNALQIVNSLPLDQKIIFAPDANLGRYVAHKTGREMVLWDGACIVHIDISREKLKQLREENPDALLIAHPECKEDILMQSDYVSSTTGLLKFVKESPHQKFIVATEAGILHKMKQSVPDKKLIPAPGSDNNTCACSECPYMKMNTLEKVYNALLYEQPEIIVPEDIRLKAYKSVARMLELSKGI, from the coding sequence ATGACAACTATTGAAGAGCAGGTCAACCGTTACGGTTATGTTACCGAAGCTGTTGCTGATGATATTGATTTAATTGCCGAGATCAATCGATTAAAAAAAGAGAAGAATGCCGTGATCCTGGCGCATTACTACGTGGATGCCGAAATACAGGACCTGGCGGATTATATTGGTGATAGTCTGGGACTGTCGCAGCAAGCAGCTGCCACAGAAGCGGATATGATCGTGTTCTGCGGCGTGCATTTTATGGGTGAAACTGCAAAGGTTTTAAGCCCGAATAAAAAGGTCATCATTCCCGATCTGAATGCAGGGTGCTCCCTGGCTGATTCTGCTCCCGCGGATAAGTTTGCAGCATTCAAAGCGCAATATCCCGATCACATTGTGATTAGTTACATCAACTGTTCGGCTGAAATTAAGGCATTGACGGACATTGTTTGCACATCTTCCAATGCATTGCAGATCGTGAACAGCCTGCCATTAGATCAGAAAATCATTTTTGCGCCTGATGCAAACCTTGGCAGATATGTTGCCCATAAGACAGGCCGCGAAATGGTGTTATGGGACGGAGCCTGCATTGTGCACATTGATATTTCACGAGAAAAATTAAAACAGCTCCGGGAGGAAAATCCGGACGCATTGCTCATCGCGCATCCTGAATGTAAAGAAGATATTCTAATGCAATCGGATTATGTGAGCTCGACAACAGGCTTGTTGAAGTTTGTGAAAGAATCTCCTCATCAAAAGTTTATCGTTGCCACCGAAGCAGGGATTTTGCATAAAATGAAACAATCGGTGCCCGACAAAAAGCTGATTCCGGCTCCTGGCTCCGACAATAATACCTGCGCTTGCTCCGAATGTCCTTATATGAAAATGAATACATTGGAAAAGGTTTATAACGCGCTTTTGTATGAACAGCCGGAGATTATCGTTCCCGAGGACATCAGGCTCAAAGCATATAAATCCGTTGCCCGCATGCTCGAATTGAGTAAGGGAATTTAA
- a CDS encoding inorganic phosphate transporter, whose amino-acid sequence MFGLETDIFILLAFSILAACAFEFVNGFHDTANAVATVIYTNSLKPNVAVIWSGFMNFCGVFLGGIAVAMGIVNLLPVELLIDQNVYHSAAMVFSLLFSAIIWNLGTWYFGLPSSSSHTLIGSILGVGLAFTFMPENSQGAGVNWTKAQELFTSLLTSPIFGFALAIIIMFILRRMLSKPLREVVFSEPKKNQPPPLWIRAILITTCTLVSFFHGSNDGQKGVGLVMLILIGIVPAHFALDNSVDPAAMKTDLAGIERAVNTIDSSRLSVSDRQHLYTIKSEIDTLNQQVSKPLVDKKLPLEDRMDARRSLLLISRNLKTILDNGHANLNVEDKTFLKMQSGSELGIRRYTDYAPDWVILMISLSLGLGTMVGWKRIVVTIGEKIGKQHLTYAQGASAELVAASTIGVSSYLGLPVSTTHVLSSGIAGSMVASKGVKNLQGGTIRNIVIAWILTLPVTMLLSGTLYVFFRWIL is encoded by the coding sequence ATGTTTGGTCTTGAAACCGACATTTTTATCCTCCTCGCTTTCAGTATCTTAGCGGCCTGTGCATTCGAGTTTGTAAATGGTTTTCACGATACAGCCAACGCAGTCGCCACTGTTATTTACACCAATTCACTGAAACCCAATGTAGCCGTAATCTGGTCTGGTTTTATGAATTTTTGCGGTGTGTTTCTGGGTGGAATAGCCGTAGCGATGGGGATTGTCAACTTGCTTCCTGTTGAATTATTAATTGATCAGAATGTCTACCATAGCGCCGCTATGGTTTTTTCATTGCTTTTCAGCGCCATCATCTGGAACCTCGGAACATGGTATTTCGGACTTCCCAGTTCCAGTTCGCATACATTGATCGGCTCCATTCTGGGTGTTGGTCTTGCATTTACATTCATGCCTGAAAACTCGCAAGGTGCCGGGGTTAACTGGACCAAAGCGCAGGAATTGTTCACTTCATTGCTGACGTCTCCGATCTTCGGTTTTGCACTGGCCATTATCATTATGTTCATTTTACGGAGAATGCTTTCCAAGCCGCTTCGTGAAGTTGTATTTAGTGAACCCAAGAAAAACCAGCCGCCTCCGCTTTGGATCAGGGCTATTTTGATCACAACGTGTACATTAGTAAGCTTTTTTCACGGTTCCAATGACGGCCAAAAAGGCGTGGGGCTTGTTATGCTGATCCTGATCGGCATTGTTCCTGCTCATTTTGCACTGGACAACAGCGTGGATCCTGCGGCAATGAAAACAGATCTGGCAGGCATTGAGCGCGCAGTAAATACGATTGATTCTTCCAGATTATCGGTTTCCGACCGCCAGCATCTTTATACGATCAAATCAGAAATTGATACGCTGAATCAGCAGGTTAGTAAGCCACTTGTGGATAAAAAGCTGCCTTTGGAAGACCGGATGGATGCCCGCCGTTCCCTTTTGCTGATCAGCCGGAATTTGAAAACAATTTTGGATAACGGACACGCAAATCTGAATGTTGAAGACAAAACATTTTTGAAAATGCAGTCGGGCAGTGAGTTGGGGATCAGACGATACACGGATTATGCACCGGATTGGGTTATTTTGATGATCTCTCTTTCGCTTGGACTAGGCACAATGGTCGGCTGGAAGAGAATTGTGGTCACAATTGGCGAAAAAATTGGTAAGCAACATTTGACCTATGCACAAGGCGCTTCTGCTGAACTTGTTGCAGCCAGTACAATCGGCGTTTCCTCATATTTAGGACTTCCTGTAAGCACTACACACGTGCTTTCATCAGGGATCGCGGGTTCGATGGTTGCGAGCAAAGGGGTGAAGAACTTACAAGGCGGAACAATCCGGAACATTGTGATTGCGTGGATACTAACATTGCCGGTTACCATGCTTTTGTCAGGAACACTTTACGTTTTCTTCCGCTGGATATTATAA
- the rlmN gene encoding 23S rRNA (adenine(2503)-C(2))-methyltransferase RlmN, with amino-acid sequence MIEINNRQDIRKMDVEQLKSWLATHGEKGFRAKQIFEWIWKKSAHSFDEMTNLSLATRQLLSENFLIHSLDIAKQQQSNDGTIKSAFKLFDGNLVEGVLIPAADRMTACVSSQVGCSLTCKFCATGYMDRKRNLEAGEIYDQVVAIARQAEGSFKAPLTNIVYMGMGEPLLNYANVLESIAHITSPEGLNMSPRRITVSTAGIAKMIKKLGDDEVKFRLALSLHAANDAKRNQIMPINESNSLDNLAEALNYFYKKTGNRITFEYIVFNNFNDTLQDAKELWEFTKRVPARVNIIEYNPIAEADFKNTEADRLDKFAAYLEDRGVSVHVRRSRGKDIDAACGQLANKEAA; translated from the coding sequence ATGATTGAAATTAATAATAGGCAGGATATTCGGAAAATGGACGTCGAACAGCTCAAAAGCTGGCTTGCCACGCATGGAGAAAAGGGTTTTCGTGCCAAACAAATATTCGAATGGATCTGGAAAAAATCAGCCCATTCTTTTGATGAAATGACCAATTTGTCGCTCGCAACGCGCCAGTTGCTGAGCGAGAACTTCCTGATCCACTCGCTTGACATTGCGAAACAGCAGCAGAGCAATGACGGAACGATCAAATCCGCATTCAAACTTTTTGACGGAAATCTGGTCGAAGGGGTCTTAATCCCCGCTGCCGACCGCATGACGGCGTGTGTAAGCAGCCAGGTTGGTTGTTCGCTAACCTGCAAATTTTGCGCAACGGGCTATATGGACCGGAAGCGTAACCTGGAAGCAGGTGAGATTTACGACCAGGTTGTGGCCATTGCGAGACAGGCCGAAGGAAGTTTCAAGGCACCATTGACCAACATTGTGTACATGGGCATGGGTGAACCTTTGCTTAACTATGCTAATGTGCTCGAATCCATTGCGCACATCACATCGCCCGAGGGCCTGAATATGTCGCCAAGACGCATTACGGTTTCCACAGCGGGCATTGCTAAAATGATCAAAAAGCTGGGTGATGATGAAGTGAAATTCAGGCTTGCATTATCACTACATGCAGCCAATGATGCGAAGCGTAACCAGATCATGCCAATCAATGAGTCCAATTCGCTGGACAACCTGGCGGAAGCATTAAATTACTTTTATAAAAAAACCGGCAACCGGATCACGTTCGAATACATTGTTTTCAACAACTTCAACGACACTTTGCAGGATGCCAAAGAGTTGTGGGAATTTACAAAACGCGTTCCTGCCCGGGTTAATATCATCGAATACAATCCAATAGCCGAGGCTGATTTCAAAAATACAGAAGCGGATAGATTGGATAAATTTGCCGCTTATCTGGAAGACAGGGGCGTTTCCGTGCACGTACGCCGGAGTCGTGGCAAGGACATTGATGCGGCTTGCGGCCAGCTGGCCAATAAAGAAGCAGCATAA
- a CDS encoding CvpA family protein, translated as MKLLDVLILLPLLWGALHGYRKGLLIEIIGIAGLVIAMILGFKFLGLGMEILTPYFSDSVAKKILPYVGFSAIFFPTIFLLNQFGYSIRRSLRFSILGTFDSVAGGMVGVLTWVFGISVFFWLVNAIGVKIPSHRTDDTYLYPLVVPVAPNLITKALTLMPSGTELIKEWKREYLDDDKPDDDKEEVTTKES; from the coding sequence ATGAAATTATTGGATGTTCTCATCCTTCTTCCCCTCCTTTGGGGAGCATTGCATGGTTATCGCAAAGGCCTTTTAATTGAAATAATCGGCATTGCCGGACTTGTGATTGCCATGATTTTGGGTTTCAAATTCTTGGGTTTGGGAATGGAAATTCTCACACCCTATTTTAGTGATAGTGTGGCCAAGAAAATCCTGCCTTATGTTGGGTTTTCGGCCATTTTCTTTCCTACCATTTTTCTTTTAAACCAATTCGGCTATTCCATCAGAAGGTCGCTCCGCTTTTCTATTTTAGGAACATTCGACAGCGTTGCGGGCGGAATGGTGGGTGTGCTGACCTGGGTTTTCGGGATAAGCGTGTTCTTTTGGCTTGTGAATGCGATTGGTGTGAAAATCCCGTCGCATAGGACGGACGACACTTATCTTTATCCGCTCGTCGTACCGGTTGCCCCAAACCTGATTACCAAAGCGCTCACATTAATGCCCTCCGGGACGGAGTTAATTAAGGAATGGAAGCGGGAGTATCTGGATGATGATAAACCCGACGATGATAAAGAGGAAGTTACCACGAAGGAATCGTAA
- a CDS encoding GatB/YqeY domain-containing protein, which yields MSLKTDVESGIKDAMRAKDQDTLRALRAIKSLILLEETKGGATGELTSDDELKLLTKAAKQRRESADIYKTQNRPDLLEKEEAELAIIEQFLPKQLTEEEVRAKLQDIITRIGASSPADMGKVMGVATKELAGQADGRVVSTLVKSLLA from the coding sequence ATGTCACTAAAAACGGACGTTGAATCAGGCATCAAAGATGCTATGAGGGCCAAAGACCAGGATACATTGCGGGCTTTGCGCGCGATTAAGTCTCTCATTCTTTTGGAAGAAACAAAAGGCGGTGCAACCGGCGAACTAACTTCGGATGACGAACTTAAACTGCTTACAAAGGCAGCCAAGCAACGCAGGGAATCGGCTGATATTTATAAAACTCAGAATCGCCCCGATCTTCTGGAAAAAGAAGAAGCAGAACTGGCTATTATCGAGCAATTCCTTCCAAAACAACTCACAGAAGAAGAGGTTAGGGCTAAATTGCAGGACATTATCACAAGAATTGGTGCATCCTCGCCTGCGGATATGGGCAAAGTAATGGGCGTAGCGACCAAAGAACTGGCAGGACAAGCAGACGGACGTGTGGTTTCTACTTTGGTAAAGAGCTTGTTAGCATGA
- a CDS encoding pyridoxine 5'-phosphate synthase produces the protein MTRLSVNINKIATLRNSRGGDNPNVLKVALDCERFGAQGITVHPRPDERHIRYQDVYDLKEVVTTEFNIEGNPSEKKFVELVLANRPDQVTLVPDALGAITSNAGWDTITNRSELTDLIQIFKSANIRVSVFVDPDERMVEGAKICGADRVELYTEPYAAYYFENRQKAVLPFVLAAEKAREVGLGLNAGHDLSLDNLHFLKQSIPWMDEVSIGHALISDALYLGLENTIQMYLRELEL, from the coding sequence ATGACCCGATTAAGCGTTAACATTAATAAAATCGCAACTCTCCGTAATTCCCGCGGTGGTGATAATCCTAATGTGCTGAAAGTGGCGCTGGATTGTGAGCGGTTTGGTGCCCAGGGCATAACGGTGCATCCGAGGCCGGATGAGCGGCATATCCGTTATCAGGATGTTTACGATTTGAAAGAGGTCGTGACTACGGAATTCAACATTGAGGGAAATCCGTCAGAAAAAAAATTCGTTGAACTGGTTCTGGCGAACAGACCGGATCAGGTGACGCTTGTGCCAGACGCGCTGGGCGCGATCACTTCCAATGCAGGCTGGGATACAATCACCAACAGGAGCGAGCTCACGGATTTGATCCAAATATTTAAATCTGCCAATATCCGGGTTTCGGTATTTGTGGACCCGGACGAGCGAATGGTGGAAGGTGCAAAAATTTGCGGCGCCGATCGTGTGGAACTTTATACGGAGCCTTATGCCGCATATTATTTCGAAAACCGCCAAAAAGCCGTGCTGCCATTTGTACTGGCGGCCGAAAAAGCGCGGGAAGTGGGCCTGGGCCTAAATGCAGGGCACGATCTTAGCCTGGATAATCTGCATTTTCTGAAACAAAGCATTCCCTGGATGGATGAAGTTTCCATTGGTCATGCCTTGATTTCTGATGCGCTTTATTTGGGATTGGAAAATACGATCCAGATGTATTTGCGGGAACTGGAGTTGTAG
- a CDS encoding Gfo/Idh/MocA family protein: MEEQKEHNKNDIKRRDFLKTGALAASTFMIVPRHVLGKGFIPPSDKLNIAAVGCGGKADVNIRLAYNEGADNIVALCDVDDRQAVKYRKQFPNAPYYKDYRKMLEKEAKNIDAVLVTTPDHMHFPIAMACMELGKHVYVEKPLTKDIWEARNLTNAAKKYKVVTQMGNQGSSSDGTRQTEALVQSGIIGDVHKIEVWTDRPVWPQGVKSPKDRGESQPIPQGVDWDLWLGTAPKRDYHEAYMPFRWRGYWDFGTGALGDMGCHFIDVPFRALKLGYPTSVECSVGSVYADFFEQAFFDDVAPPSATIHLKFASKTPGKDISFSWYDGGMRPQLPEGCDYKTVFGSVDGGMLFTGTKGILSAEMFGNNPRLWPEKKFETIRPNIKPRALVPGGSEGHQQQFVQACKKGHGTYTSSAFEESGPLTEIVLMGNLAVRSYLHREAKADGKGFDFPGRQKLIWDGANMKITNFDVANQFVKREYRTGW, encoded by the coding sequence ATGGAAGAGCAAAAAGAACATAATAAAAATGACATCAAGCGCAGGGATTTCCTGAAAACCGGTGCGCTTGCTGCATCGACCTTTATGATCGTGCCGCGTCATGTTTTGGGGAAAGGATTTATCCCGCCAAGCGACAAGCTGAACATTGCGGCCGTGGGTTGTGGTGGAAAAGCGGATGTGAATATAAGGCTTGCTTATAATGAAGGCGCAGACAACATTGTCGCGTTATGTGATGTGGATGACCGGCAGGCCGTAAAATACCGCAAGCAGTTCCCGAATGCACCTTATTATAAGGATTACCGGAAAATGCTTGAAAAGGAAGCCAAAAACATCGACGCCGTTCTGGTAACCACGCCCGACCATATGCATTTTCCGATTGCGATGGCTTGCATGGAGCTGGGTAAGCATGTTTATGTGGAAAAACCTTTGACAAAAGACATCTGGGAAGCGCGTAACCTTACCAACGCCGCCAAAAAATATAAAGTGGTAACCCAAATGGGCAACCAGGGGAGCAGCAGCGACGGGACCAGGCAAACGGAAGCATTGGTACAGTCTGGAATCATCGGTGACGTGCACAAGATTGAGGTCTGGACGGACCGTCCGGTTTGGCCGCAAGGCGTAAAATCGCCAAAGGACAGGGGAGAATCGCAACCCATTCCGCAAGGCGTGGACTGGGATCTCTGGCTCGGAACAGCTCCCAAGCGCGATTACCATGAAGCCTATATGCCGTTCAGATGGCGTGGTTACTGGGATTTTGGCACAGGTGCATTGGGTGATATGGGCTGCCATTTCATCGACGTGCCATTCCGCGCATTGAAACTCGGCTACCCCACCTCGGTAGAATGCAGCGTAGGTTCGGTTTATGCAGACTTTTTCGAGCAGGCATTTTTTGATGATGTTGCGCCGCCATCGGCAACCATACATTTAAAATTCGCTTCCAAAACACCGGGAAAGGACATTAGTTTTTCGTGGTACGACGGCGGCATGCGCCCGCAATTGCCGGAAGGTTGTGATTACAAAACCGTTTTTGGAAGCGTCGACGGCGGAATGCTTTTCACAGGAACAAAAGGAATTTTGAGTGCCGAGATGTTTGGTAACAACCCGCGCTTATGGCCGGAAAAGAAATTTGAAACAATCAGACCCAATATAAAACCGCGGGCATTAGTTCCCGGCGGCTCGGAAGGGCATCAGCAGCAATTTGTGCAGGCATGCAAAAAGGGTCACGGCACTTACACGAGTTCGGCTTTTGAAGAATCGGGTCCTTTGACGGAAATAGTGCTCATGGGAAATCTCGCCGTAAGATCCTACCTGCACCGGGAAGCCAAAGCCGATGGCAAAGGATTTGACTTTCCCGGAAGACAAAAGCTAATCTGGGACGGCGCGAATATGAAGATTACCAACTTTGATGTTGCCAATCAGTTCGTAAAACGGGAGTATCGGACGGGTTGGTAA
- a CDS encoding SCP2 sterol-binding domain-containing protein, which produces MSLQILTDRVKNILGTDSGLNATVKFKTEEGNVFIDSKSVPNAVTNDDLEADCTFEVSTKNALKLIDGDLNAMMAYMTGKLKIDGDMSVAMRIAETFGGK; this is translated from the coding sequence ATGAGCTTACAAATTCTGACCGATCGTGTTAAAAATATCCTGGGAACCGACAGTGGCCTGAATGCTACGGTTAAATTCAAAACAGAAGAAGGAAATGTATTTATCGACAGTAAATCGGTCCCGAATGCAGTGACAAATGACGATCTCGAAGCAGACTGCACTTTTGAAGTCTCCACAAAAAATGCGCTTAAACTCATTGACGGTGATCTGAATGCAATGATGGCTTACATGACCGGCAAACTTAAAATCGACGGAGACATGAGCGTCGCCATGCGCATTGCCGAAACTTTCGGAGGTAAATAG